GCAGCCAGCAACTCCGCGGCCTTGGCGTTCCACACTGAGATCTTCTGGTCGACCACCACGAACACGGGATACGGCAACTGGTTGATCATGCTGACGAAGGTGTTCTGCAAACTGCGAATTTCCCGCAGAGCCTGACGCACTTCGCGCAAGGGATCGCGCTTGCGCTCCAGCGCGATCGGCTTGGCATCAGGCAGCTCCGTCACACCCATCGTGGCGGCCACCGCCCGCAATTTGCCAATCTCGCGCTTCAGCAGATTCTGAGTGCGACGCAAACGCTCCCACGCAAAGTGCGTATAAATGAAAACGCATACCAGCGGCAGCAATCCAAGGCCCATCCAGCGATGCAGTCCAGCCAGCAGTGCCATCGGAAACAGGAACATCAACACGAACCAGCCGAACGCTGCGACATGCATCCAGTAGCCGGGCACGCGCAGGCAGATAAACACCATGCCTAGCGCGATGGCAAGGTAGATCGGCACGGCTACCGCACCCGGCAACTCACTGGCCATGTTGCCGCTGACGACGGCATCCGCCATCAGCGCATCCAGTTGTGCACGCGATGCTGCATCCATATTGAGGGAAGAAATCTGAAAACCCGCGTCCTCACCCATCACCTCGCCCACAAACACTATGCGGCCGGCGAAGGTTTCAGCGGGCACTTTGCCATCTATGACATCGGCAAAGGAGTAGGAGGGAATTTGTTGCGAATGGCTCAACATCACCAGCACGGCGTGCGTACGCATGGAGGCCAGCGATAACGTATAGGAACGCAGGTGCACGTGTGGCAGTTCAAGCACGTGCTGCACACCTGCCACCCGAACGGCTTCCATGACGATGTTCGGATGTCCACCCAAGGTTTCCGGAAGCCGTGGCACAAACCCGGTCACCACGCCATAGTGCCCCAGCGTGATATGACGCTGGCCGCGTCCCGCCGCTGCCTTGCTCAAGGCAGGCGGCCATAGGTCTACGCTGGAACCTGACGTATTGGCGGAAATCGGCAGCACCACACGACTATTGCGCGTCATGGCCGTCGCCAGTTCATCGGTATGCAGGTCTGCCGCCAGCGTGTAGTCGAGGGTGATGCTTGCTGCGCGATCGAGACGCTGCAACAAGGTGGCAGTGCGTGACGTCAAGCCATCCGTGCCGTATTCACTCAGTGTCTTGTCGTCGATCAGCACCACTGCAACCTGATCGGAGCTTGGGTACGCGAATAAGCGCGTTGCGGTATCGAACAACACCTTGTCGAGAGCTCCGGACATGGAGGCACCCATTGGGTGCCAACTGAAAGCAGCCAGCAACAGCAGCGCACCGACGATGAGAATGCGCGCCTGGGTAGTGCGCGAGAGGCGTCGCATATTGGGCTTGCTCGATAACAACTGACGCCCCCGATTTCCTGTGATGGAAGCCCGGACATGATTGGCACACCACCACCCTTGCCGCGCAAGGATGGTGTCCGGTCATGCATCAGATAAGAAGAAAGCCGCACTCAATATAGCGGGGAGGCATGCGGAGCAGAAGCCCGCAAACCACGTGCCGGCGCCCGTTTACGCCCTGCTTGCAGCAGTTCTTCCAAGCGATAGCCGCGGTTGTAGACGGTGGAAATCAACATACCGTTCTTGGAGCGCAGATGCAGCGATTTGCGCAGCTTGCTGACATAGGTAGCAATCGTCGCATCATACTTAGAATCGTTTTCGCCCCAGATATTTTCGCGCAGTTCTTCCTTGGTCACCGCGCAGCCGACGTTGCGGAAGAAATGCATGGCCAGCGCAAATTCGCGGTCCGACAGATTATTCACCAGAACCTGTCCATCCACACCGTCCACCAGCACGCTGCCTGCATCGGCATCGAGGGTGTAGCGCCCGACCTTGATCTTTCGTTCGCGCAAATGCTCGGGGTAATACTTGCGTGCCTGCGCGCGGATGCGTGCCACCAGTTCGGCTTCGCGGGCGGGCTTGACGATGTAATCGTCCGCTCCGGCATCCAAACCCTGCACGATGCTTGCCTCGTCGTCGTGCTGGGTCAGCATGATGATCGGCACATGTTGATGCTCGGGGGTGGTACGCGCCCATTTCAGGACATCGATGCCGCATTTGCCTGGCACATCCCAATCGAGCAGCAGCATGTCGGCCGGCTCGCTCTGGAGCATGCTCACGAAACTGTCGCCATCATGGCGGATCACGCTTTCATAGCCCGCCTTGTGCAACCAATTGGAAACGGAATGGGCAAGTTTGACAGTGTCTTCGAGAATGGCGATGCGCACGGTCGTGTCCTCACGCAATGAAAGATTCTTTCCGGATCGGCCCTTGCAACCACTGGCGCTGTTCTCACTGGCGCCTTCGTTCTGATGGCGCCGGCTGAGTCTGGCATCCCCTGCGAGGATGGACAAATCATACGAATCCTAAAGCCATTCAGGGATAGGACTAGGCTTAAATATTCTCAATGAAATGTGAAAAAACAAGTGGTTATACGTAGAAAATGGCAACGCCTTGTTATTTCACATCATCTTCACGGACTGGATCCCCACCTCCTATCTCTGGACGTCCCGAAACCAAGCAGGGACGAGTTACCTCCGCTTCTCTCTCGGGATTAGCGTCGAATCTCAACTGTGCGATTCGACTCAGGTGTTCCACGGAGGAACAGGCACATTGACGTTGCAGAGCAAAAAACGGGGGATACCTCAAATGCCCCGGAGAGCTCACGAAGTCAAGGTTTGGGCGTAAAAACCTTTTTGACATCATAACCATGCATGTGCCTATGCTCGCTTCCATCAGATAATTCGACGATGGTCCTGCGTGTCCTCCCATTTTCATCTGCAATGACCGAACCTATGTACCCCTTGACTTCAGGCGCTACAAACCCATGCTCTGATAGCTCGTTGGCCAAGGTTTGTGCGTAAGCTTCCTGCTTATCCTCACCCTTACCCCCCGTTTTGGTAGTGTCATCCAATGTGCCACTATCGAATAAAGTAAGTCTGCGCGCCTCAGCCGAATGACAAGTAAGCGTCTCAAATTTGCTAAAACCTGCAGGCAGCGTTCCTTCCAGTTTGGCTGCAATTTCTTTCGCAGTAATAAACTCAAGCATTCCTTGCTCTACGACCCGTCGCCGGGCCGGCTACAATGGGTGGATGCAGATCACTTTGAATGGCCATCCGCACGATTGCGGCCAAGGCGCCACCGTCATCCAATTGCTCCTCGAAACCGGTTATGCCGGTCGCCGTGTCGCGGTGGAGGTCAACCACGAGATCGTGCCGCGCAGCATGCACGAGAGTCATGAACTGCGCGAAGGCGATCAGGTGGAGATCGTCCACGCCATCGGCGGCGGCTGATCCGATCCGACACCTTCTTCCTCGCGCCCAGATGTGATGTAGCCCTATGAATATCAAGACGCTTGACAACACCGACCCCCTGATCATCGCCAGCAAAAACTACGGCTCGCGCCTGCTGACCGGCACCGGCAAGTACAAGGACTTGGACGAAACTCGCCGCGCCACCCAGGCCGCGGGCGCCGAGATCGTCACTGCCGCCATCCGCCGCGTGAACCTTGGCCAGGATCCCAACGCACCGAGCCTGCTCGATGCCCTGCCCCCGCACGAATTCACCCTGCTGCCCAATACCGCCGGCTGTTATAACGCGGTCGATGCCGTGCGTACCTGTAAGCTGGCGCGCGAGTTGCTGAATGGCCACAAGCTGGTGAAGCTGGAAGTGCTGGGCGACGAACGCACGCTGTTCCCGGATGTGGTGGAAACCCTGAAGGCCGCCGAACAGCTCGTCGTCGACGGCTTCGACGTGATGGTCTACACCAGCGACGATCCGATCCTGGCGCGCAAGCTGGAAGAGATTGGCTGC
The sequence above is a segment of the Dyella sp. M7H15-1 genome. Coding sequences within it:
- a CDS encoding thiazole synthase codes for the protein MNIKTLDNTDPLIIASKNYGSRLLTGTGKYKDLDETRRATQAAGAEIVTAAIRRVNLGQDPNAPSLLDALPPHEFTLLPNTAGCYNAVDAVRTCKLARELLNGHKLVKLEVLGDERTLFPDVVETLKAAEQLVVDGFDVMVYTSDDPILARKLEEIGCVAVMPLAAPIGSGLGIQNRYNLLEIIENAKVPIIVDAGVGTASDAAIAMELGCDGVLMNTAIAGAKDPVLMAHAMKLAIEAGRAAFRAGRIPRKRFASASSPIDGTIG
- a CDS encoding response regulator transcription factor — translated: MSILAGDARLSRRHQNEGASENSASGCKGRSGKNLSLREDTTVRIAILEDTVKLAHSVSNWLHKAGYESVIRHDGDSFVSMLQSEPADMLLLDWDVPGKCGIDVLKWARTTPEHQHVPIIMLTQHDDEASIVQGLDAGADDYIVKPAREAELVARIRAQARKYYPEHLRERKIKVGRYTLDADAGSVLVDGVDGQVLVNNLSDREFALAMHFFRNVGCAVTKEELRENIWGENDSKYDATIATYVSKLRKSLHLRSKNGMLISTVYNRGYRLEELLQAGRKRAPARGLRASAPHASPLY
- a CDS encoding ATP-binding protein, yielding MRRLSRTTQARILIVGALLLLAAFSWHPMGASMSGALDKVLFDTATRLFAYPSSDQVAVVLIDDKTLSEYGTDGLTSRTATLLQRLDRAASITLDYTLAADLHTDELATAMTRNSRVVLPISANTSGSSVDLWPPALSKAAAGRGQRHITLGHYGVVTGFVPRLPETLGGHPNIVMEAVRVAGVQHVLELPHVHLRSYTLSLASMRTHAVLVMLSHSQQIPSYSFADVIDGKVPAETFAGRIVFVGEVMGEDAGFQISSLNMDAASRAQLDALMADAVVSGNMASELPGAVAVPIYLAIALGMVFICLRVPGYWMHVAAFGWFVLMFLFPMALLAGLHRWMGLGLLPLVCVFIYTHFAWERLRRTQNLLKREIGKLRAVAATMGVTELPDAKPIALERKRDPLREVRQALREIRSLQNTFVSMINQLPYPVFVVVDQKISVWNAKAAELLAADARQDDAALSLDEVQQLVVAYCHGEESASEEVTLGGREHMLLYVPYASVDTSLYPGVEEGRASFLVCLIDIAGIKEGVTHDKAALRHIAHDLRSPLSTILSLIEERAEGQRREAPNDPAFLENLRRQADYSLRVAKDFLQLSRAEQIRYETFAPIALLDIATEAVDQLWMAAEHKTIELIGPECDLEDTLLMGNPDMLIRALVNVIDNALKYSPSHTAITVRIVDQGEEGMVLHIIDRGIGIAEDDLIHLFDPFFQVGGSGSSADMGVGLGLPFVKTVVERHGGFITVISQPGQGTDFRIVLPYA
- the thiS gene encoding sulfur carrier protein ThiS; translated protein: MQITLNGHPHDCGQGATVIQLLLETGYAGRRVAVEVNHEIVPRSMHESHELREGDQVEIVHAIGGG